One Synechocystis sp. LKSZ1 genomic window, CCAAAACCGTTTACCCCAAACGTACTGCCAAGTTGCTATCTCCGACTACGAGGCCATGGCTCAGGCCATTAAAACCATGGTGGTGCGGGGCGCCCCGGCCTTAGGGATTGCCGGGGCCTATGGGCTGTACCTGGGGGCCAGGGCCATTCAGACGGAAGAACTGGGGGTTTTCCTCGCCCATCTGGAATTTATTGCGGATACCCTGCGGCAGACTCGGCCTACGGCGGTTAACCTTTCCTGGGCCATTGAGCAGATGCTGAATGTTGCCTATACCAGTGGTGAGGACGTGGCCATTGTTAAAGAGAAGCTCTTGGCCCAGGCCCACCAGATCCGGGAGGCTGATCTGCAAACCTGCCAGGCCATTGGTGAGCATGGCCTCAATGCTTTACCACCCCGTCCCGAAAAATTAACTATTTTAACCCACTGCAATGCCGGGGCCTTGGCCACTGCCGGCTATGGTACGGCCCTGGGGGTAATTCGCTCGGCTTGGGCCGCTGGCCGTCTAGCTCGGGTCTATGCGGATGAAACCCGGCCCCGCTGTCAGGGCGCTAAGTTGACGGTCTGGGAATGTGTGCAGGAGGGAATTCCCGTCACGTTGATCACCGATAGTATGGCGGCCCACTGTCTGCAACAGCGACGCATTGATGCGGTAGTAGTCGGGGCCGACCGCATTGCCCGCAATGGTGATACGGCCAATAAAATTGGCACCTATAGCTTAGCGGTGCTTTGCATGATGCACAATGTACCTTTCTACGTGGCCGCTCCCCTCTCTACGGTGGACTTTCGCCTCCAGGATGGCACTCAGATTCCCATTGAAGAAAGGGATCCCAGCGAAATTTATCAGATCGGAGACACCCGCCTCTGTCCTGAGGGGGCCGATTTCTATAATCCCGCCTTCGATGTGACCCCAGCCCAACTGATCACCGCCATCATCACCGAACGAGGGGCCCTTGAACCTAGCCAACTCCTTACTCTTCAAGGTGAATGACCATGACTACTGAACTGTCCTTTGAAGCGGCTCTGGCGGCCAGCCAAACCCTGGTAACGGCCATGGCGGAGCAGACCCTGACCGCTGACCAAATTCAAGATCAAGTAGCCCAGTTAGTTCAGAGTGAAACAGGGGCCAGGGGCTTTTTTGTTACCTACCTGACGGGGCCCGATTGGGTCGAGCCGCCACCAGCTTTTATCCTCCAGGCCTTGGCCCAATCCCCGGAGATTGTGAGCGAACTGCTAGTGAAAAACCTGGCGATGGCCACGGCCATGGCCCTGACCCACCGCCGCAACCAGGATGAAACCAATGCCCAAGGCTCCGACCAAGTCCAACGACGCACCCAGGCCTTGCTCCTGGCCCTGGCCCTACCCCCCATGCAAGAAAAACTTCAGCAACTGGCCCAGAGCATTGAACAGCCAACGGGGGCCTACCAAGATTTTTTAGCCCGCTGGGGTTATGATTCCGAACAAAAACAGGTTATTCTCCAGGCCCTGACGCCAGTTTTGGCCAGTTTCTCTCGTTAAAGGCCCAAATCAACGGCAATGCGATGGCCACAAGCAAACCCGGAAAAGGCTACAGCGTTGAGGCCCTGGCCCGGAAAGGTACTATCCCCTACACAGTAAAGGCCGGGTATCTGCGTCCGGTTAAAGGGCATTCCCAGCAGACCCGGTAATTTTCGTTGTGGGATTGGGCCGTAGGTGCCATCTTGCCGACCCAGAAAACGACGATGGGTACGGGGCGTTCCCACTTCCTGATAATCCAGCCCTACACTCAGATCCGGAAAGAGGGCCTCTAGGCGCTGGATGACTCGCTCCGCTGCCTGCTCTTTTTGGGACTGATAGGCTTGGGGAGAAAGGCCCTGCCAGGCCTGCAACCAACTGGGGGTAAAGGCATGGATAATGTGATGTCCTGGGGGAGCCAGGCTCGGATCAAGGAGCGTAGGAATAGAGACAAACAGGGTTCCCTGCTCGGCCTCCAGGTCGTCCCAGTCCTCCAA contains:
- the mtnA gene encoding S-methyl-5-thioribose-1-phosphate isomerase, with translation MTLAMNAIHPVLWGADQVLLIDQNRLPQTYCQVAISDYEAMAQAIKTMVVRGAPALGIAGAYGLYLGARAIQTEELGVFLAHLEFIADTLRQTRPTAVNLSWAIEQMLNVAYTSGEDVAIVKEKLLAQAHQIREADLQTCQAIGEHGLNALPPRPEKLTILTHCNAGALATAGYGTALGVIRSAWAAGRLARVYADETRPRCQGAKLTVWECVQEGIPVTLITDSMAAHCLQQRRIDAVVVGADRIARNGDTANKIGTYSLAVLCMMHNVPFYVAAPLSTVDFRLQDGTQIPIEERDPSEIYQIGDTRLCPEGADFYNPAFDVTPAQLITAIITERGALEPSQLLTLQGE